In the Acetobacterium sp. KB-1 genome, CCGATCGCCAGCAGTGCTTTTGCGGTGGTATCGATCAACTCAATCTCGGCCGAAACGGTTGGATCGCCGATAATATCGATGTCGCATTGTTTAAATGCCCGGAATCGTCCTTTCTGGGGCCGTTCTGCCCGAAAGACGTTACCGATCTGAATGGCCTTAAACGGCGTTTCTAACACTTCCTGATTATTTGAATAAAAACGACTCAGGGGCAGGGTGAGATCAAAGCGCAGTCCCATATCGCAAAGATCTAAGACACTGGCATCGGGATTTAAGTTAAGCTTTTCACCGCGTTTTAAAACGGTAAAAAGCATTTTTAAGTTTTCGCCCCCGTCACTGCCCAAAAGCAATTCCAGATTTTCCATTACCGGGGTTTCAATCCGACTAAATCCATGCGCGCGATAGACTGCCAATATCTGCTGTTCCAGGCGATCCCGGATTTTTGCTTCCTCGGGTAGAATATCCCTTGTACCTCTAACTGGTTTTGAACTAATCATCTGGTCACCTTCTATACAAGATTAATTTGCTTGAATGCTTTTTTGCCCTTTTTCAGGACAATTCTTCCGTCTTTAAAAGCTGTCGGGGTTACCAACAGCTTAAAGTCTGTTACTTTTTCGCTATTTAGCAAAACTCCGCCCTGTTTAATTAAGCGCCGTCCCTCACTGCGGGTGGGAATCAGTTTGGCAACTTCTAACAAAGCAAGAATATCCATACCTGCTCCCAGTTCAGCCTTTGATAGTTCTACGCTTGGTATCTCGGCATCGCCCTGGTCACCGCCAAAAAGCTTCCGGGCCGCATTTTGAGCCTCCTGTGCGGCTTGCGAGCCGTGAATAATTTCAGTGACTGTGTAAGCCAGAATTTCCTTAGCCTGGTTGATTTCTGAGTCTTTAAGTGCTCCCAGCCGACGCACCTCGTCCATCGGAATAAAGGTCAGCAGGGCCAAACATTTTTCGACATCGGCATCGGCAATGTTTCGCCAGTATTGGTAAAATTCATAGGGCGATGTTTTTTCCGGATCCAACCATAAGGCACCTTTAGCGGTTTTCCCCATTTTGATCCCTTCACTGGTCGTTAACAGGGAGAAGGTCATTCCGAAAACCTGTTTAGCATCTTTGCGCCGGACCAATTCAACTCCGGCAATGATGTTGGACCACTGATCATTTCCGCCGAACTGCATCTTACAGCCCTGTTCTTGATGTAAGACGTAAAAATCATAAGCCTGGAGCAACATATAATTGAATTCTAAAAAGGTCAGCCCTTTTTCCAGCCGCGATTTATAACAATCGGCAGTCAGCATCCGATTCACTGAAAAATGTGCCCCAATTTCCCGCAAAAATTCGATATAGTTTAGAGGCAGTAACCACTCGGCATTATTAAGCATCACAGCCTTATCATCTTCAAAGGTCAAAAACTTTTCAAACACACGCTTGAATTTTTCACCATTTTCTACAATCCGTTCTGCTGTCATCACCTGACGCATGTCGGTTCGGCCAGAAGGATCACCAATCATGGTGGTTCCGCCCCCGATTAGGGCAATCGGACGATGTCCATGCCGTTGCATGTGGGCCATTACCATAATCTGAATGAAATGTCCGATGTGAAGACTGTCCGCCGTCGGATCAAAACCAATATAAAATGAAACGGATTCCTCCGCCAATAGTTTTTTAATTTCCTCTTCGTGGGTACACTGTTCGATAAACCCCCGCTCCTGCAATACGTCAAATACACTTTCCATCAATCTGTGTCCTTTCCTTTTTCAATGGGGTTTCCCCCAGCAATTATGCACATTTTTATTTAGCTGATTATTCAAGCGGTTTCTCGAGCAGTTCTTTTTTTCGTTCCCAGCGTGTTAAGCCTTCTTCAAAAAAGACCTTAATTACGGCAAACATCGGGATCGCCACAAACATGCCCGGAATGCCGAAGAGACTGCCTCCGACGATGACAGAGAACAACACCCAAAAGGGATTGAGTTCGACAATTTTCCCCAGCACATTGGGGGCTAAAACATTCCCGTCAAACTGTTGTACAACCAAAATCCAGATCCCGACCCAAAGCGCCTTAACCGGTTCATCAATTAAGGTAATGATAACGGCCGGAACTGCTCCGATAATGGGACCGAAATAAGGAATCACATTGGTAATCGCCACAATAACGCCGAATAAGGGGGCATAATCGACACCGATCACCAACATTCCCAAATAGAAAAGAAATCCAATTAACATCGAAGTAAGTATTTTCCCGGTAAAATATTTGTAAAAAATTTCATCGATGGTCAGGATCGCCCAGTGGGAACCGTTGTATAAGGTTTTATTCATCACCGCTTTGGCAAAACGGTCCACCTGTTCACTAATTTTTTCTTTATCCAGCATCAGGTATAACCCCACAAAAAACACAATAAAGAAAGAAATAACAAACCCGATGGTTCCTTTTAAAAAGACGAAGGCAAAATTCCCAATATTTTTTATGGAATCCGGATTTGTTCCAAAATATGATGCAATCTGGTTTATTATATCCCTGGTCGTCATACTTTGAAGGCTGTCAATAGCAAACTTAAGCTCTGCTAAAATATCCTGGGCAGCACCGCCGTTGGCCAGGCTTTCACCCAGATAATTATCAATGGTTATTAAATACTGCGGCGTTTGGGAAATCAGCCCCGTCAAACTTTCTACCACTGATGGAATGGTTGCATAAAAAAACAAGACAATCAGTACAATGGTGATCGCATAGACGATCAGGATCGAAATCAGTCGAATCGCTCCGGCTTTGTCCCGACTTTTAGGAATGGTCTTAAAAATAAACTTTTCAATTCCCCGCATTGGTTTAAACAAAAAATACGCCAGCACTACGCCCACTAAAATAGGCCTCAATACTTCCAGCGTTCTGGTAATAAATCCGCCAACAGTTGCCGTCACCACGCCAAAATTATCCAATAGTTTGTAAATCAGAACCAGAATCAGAACACCAACCAAAAAGTAGCTATATTTTTTTACAAGTTCGAGATCAATTTTAAATTTCAAATGCCCCTCCAGTACTGTTATCAGCTCGAACTATATCTTAACATTTTACCAGAATAATTTAAAGCAGTTTCAAACAGATTCTTAAATTATGATTAATCTAAAATAAAATCGCCGTGTATTAAAGTTTTCCTTGTCTTTTAGAGAAAACTATCATAATATTTTCATATACTTAATTATTTGTTTAGGAGCAACCATGATTTATATCGCTATTATCCTTTTTGTTATTTTTCTGGACCAGTATACAAAATACCTGGTCATTGCACATATAAAACCCCTTGACACTCTACCGCTGATCCCAAATGTTTTTCATTTAACCTATATCGAAAACACCGGTGCAGCATTTAGTCTGTTTACTAACATGCAGATATTTTTAATTATTATGACCCTGGTTTTTCTTGGTGTACTCATTTACTTCTTAATCAAAATACCCAACATCAAAGAAAATCGCGTCATTAATGGCTCGCTTGCCTTTATCATTGGTGGTGCTGCTGGTAATTTACTGGACCGGCTACGCCTTGATTTTGTGGTAGATTTCCTTGATTTTCGAATGATTAAATTTGCCATTTTTAATTTCGCCGATGTTTTTGTGGTATGCGGCAGCATCATTCTTGTTCTGGCATTATTTAATAATAAAAATTTCTTAGAGAACAATGATTTCGGCACTCTAGAGTAAAGTTTGCTTCCCGCTATCCACTTTAATCAAAACGCTTCCCTAAAAATAACAAATCATTTTTTCAGGGAAGCGTTTTTTATCTTTCGTTACTCTGTTTTTTTCAACAATCCAAGCATGCTATCGCCGGTGGTGAAAATATGGTCGCAGGCGGCAAGATTGGCTTTTTTACACGCACCCTTTTCAATTTGCCGGATAATTTCCATATGCTGATTCACCAGCGGCGTTTTATCTTCAATCCGATGCACATACTCGGCCCGAAACCGCTGCATCTGTTCCCGCAGGCTGTTAATCATCGTTTGCAATTTTACATTTTTCGATGCCCTATAAATGGTCTCATGAATATGCATATCGTGTTTGATGATCCCCTCTTCGTCATTATGCAAAGCGGACTCCCCAAATAACTCATTGGCTTCATAAAGCCGGCTAATTTCGTCTTTTGTAGCATTCATGGCCGCCAACTCCGCCGCCAGACCTTCCAGCGCCCGGCGGATTTCCATCATTTCTTTGAGGTCATTAACCGACATTGGCGTCACATAAACGCCCTTTCGTGGCACCATTTTTACCAGTCCTTCCAGTTCAAGTTTTCTGATTGATTCTCTCACCGGTGTTCTGCTGACACCCATTTGCTCTGCCAGTTGAACCTCCATTAAGCGTTGTCCCGGCTGAAGTTCACCAGTAATAATGGCGCAACGAATGGTTTCAAAAACAATTTCTCGCAGCGGCTTGCAAGAACTTATATCGAGGCTTAAGCCTTTTTTTTCACTCCACATAATTTTCTCCTCCACTTTCCTCCGTTTTACTCAAAAAACACAGGGGGTATATTTCTTTAAATTGCTGCCACATTTTTACTGCTAATTCCCGGTCCGCGTAATATCCAATAACCGTGGAACCACTACCGGTCATGATCGACGCCAGTGCTCCCGTAGCCAGCATTTCTTTTTTGATCGCTGCTATTTCAGGATAATCTGCAAAGGCAACGGCTTCAAAAACGTTTCCGACGACCTCGTTAAGCTCATGATAAGCATCTTGTTTTAGCAATGCCATAAGCGCCGAGATATCCGGGTGTTTTTTTATGATTGAATTATCCAGTTTTTTAAAGGCCCAGGGGGTAGCGATATCAATATCCGGTTTCACGACCAGAATCGTCATCTTTCTTAAATCGCCAATGGGTGTAATCTTTTCTCCGATTCCTTCCACCAGAGCCGTACCACCAACCAAACAATAGGGAACATCTGCTCCAATGGTAACCGCAATTTTCAAAAGTTCCGACTGCGAGAGTCCCAGTTGCCATAAGGTATTTAGCCCTTTTAAAGCTGCGGCAGCATCGCTGCTACCACCCGCCAGACCTGCCTGAGCGGGAATTCTTTTTTCCAGATGAATCTTGGCGCCTCGTTTAATCGTGAATTGGTTTTGAAGTTTTAGGGCCACTTTGATGACCAGATTTCTCTCATCCAGGGGAATGGTGTGCTCATTGGAAGTCAACACAATTCCTTGCTCCCGAGGGTAAAAGGTCAGTACATCAGCCAGTTCGATGGAATGATTAATCATCCTCATTTCATGATAGCCATCTTCCCTGATCCCGGTCACATCCAAGGATAGATTGACCTTTGCTCGAGCTTTTAAAATAATCTTACTCATACGCCCTCTCAATGCACTCATAATATTGTATACTTTATCCATTATAACATAATCCCTCTTTTATGGAAATAAAAATCCGGGTTGAAAACCTGCTTTTATAGTGTATAATCAAGAGATCATACACGATAAAACCAATGCATAGGAGAACGCAACCATGCCAATTCATTTTAATAACGATTGGGAAGAGCCCATTCAACAGGAAATCAAAACTGACTATTATCAAAACCTGCGACTTTTTTTAATTAAAGAATATCGAAGTCGGGTGGTCTATCCGCCGATGGATGAAATTTTTAATGCCTTTCACTTAACGCCATTATCAAAAACCAAGGTTTGTATTATCGGCCAGGACCCCTATCATGGACCAGGCCAGGCTCATGGCCTGGCTTTTTCTGTCAAACCCGGGGTTTCGATCCCCCCTTCACTGCTTAACATCTACAAAGAACTGGAAGCCGATTTGGGCTGCCCGATTCCCAGCCATGGCTGTTTAACTGCCTGGGCTGAGCAAGGGGTACTACTGCTCAATGCCGTTCTGACCGTCCGGGGCGGTGAAGCCGGTTCCCATCGCAATGCCGGTTGGGAGATTTTCACCAGCCGGATCATTGAACGATTGAACACCCGGGCCGAACCGGTTATTTTTATTCTCTGGGGTCGCGATGCTCAAAACAAAAAAGCCCTGATTACCAACCCCCGACATCCGATTATCACCTCACCCCACCCTAGTCCATTGTCAGCCCACCGGGGATTTTTCGGCAGTCGACCTTTTTCCAAAGCAAACGACCTGCTGAAGGCCCAGGGAATTGAGCCCATTGACTGGGGTATTAAGGATCTTGATTTCCCTATCATCGAAAAAAAATAGCTCTGATATTTATATCAGAGCCATTCTTTTTCGTAAGTCGATTATTTCTTCCAGACTGAGCTGACCAGGCGCTGTTTTCCCGGCTCCCGCCGCAAAGGTCAGGGAACCGCCGCACAAATCAGGTGCTATTCGGGTTATTGACCCCAATGATCCCATCGCAATGGCAATCATCGGCTTCTGGGATTTTTCGTTGTAAGTGAGGGTGGCCTGGATCAGGTGGCGGACGTCATCCATTGACTGCGGCATCACTGCCAGTTTTAGGACATCGCCGCCGACCGCTTCCATGGCTTTAAAAACAGCGTTTATTTCCTCTGTAGTCGGGGTCTTTTCAAAGTTATGATGAGAAACCAGCCATTGGCTTTCACTTACTTTTAAAGCCCCTCTAATCCGCTCCAGAAAAGCCGGCTCGCTATTAAGTTCCACGTCCACATAGTCGACCCGGTTACTTTTTATCGCCGCAATGATTGCGGCTGTCCGGATTTCATCTGCGGTTTCACAAACGCCGCCCTCCAGATGACTGCGATAAGTATAAATAAGTCCCTGATCGGGCATTCTTGTTTTTATTTCAACTAACAAATCCTGTTCTTCTTCCGCCGTGAGCAGTTCCCCCCCGCCATGAAATGATCGCGACGCCACTCCAGAAAATCACAACCATTTGCCACTCCCACTTCAACATCAGCTATTAATTCATCGCGATTGGCACTGATCAATGGAATACACGAGATAAAGGTGTTTTTTCTGATTAATTTAAATGCTTTTTTCGTCTTCATAAAATTCTTCCTTCCACATTTATGATTCATCATTGCAAAAGTGCCCTCCGGTTAACGAAACGACTATTTATTTCTGGTTTAGTAGTCCAATATTCTTGATTTCCACGGAGATGGTACCATCCGGATTATTTTTAAACTCAATGATATCATTTCGCTTCAGCTGGTCCATCGGAATACTGATTTCAATGCCCGTATCGGTAATAAATTTTTGTTTGCCAAAGATCTTCTTTTCAATATTCGGGGTGACCGGGATCTTTTTTTCGTAGAGCCCTTTTTCTTCCAAGGACGACCTGAACCGCTCCTGAATGGTCGAATCCCCGTCAAAAACCGTTTTGGCCAGATTGTCCACGTCGATTTCGCTTTCGGTTTCATAATCATCAGCCAGCACTGTTTTAGCGGCATTGAGCTTTTGATAATCACCGCCATATTCTCTGACAATCACTTCTTTGACTGTTTTATCGATAATGTCATAGGCCTCTTTTTCTGACATCGCCGGCTCACAGAAAACTAATTGAGTGGAAATATAATAATCTTTCTCATTATTGATTGGATATTTCTTTTCCTTGATCAGAACCTCATCACAAGCCAGATTAACGAGAATGAATTCATCCAGTTTCTGACTTTCTGTTGGCAGTACACAGGGTTGAACCAGAATATCATTGGTCAGACCTTTGTCAGTATTCACATAGTGAATATAACCCTGCTTATAATTAAACTTGAATATACCCAAATAAGTTTCATGCTCGACATTAAAATCCACAAAAACCAGATCGGCAGATGGTATTTCGATGTTTTCTTGCATATACTCAAAAAAAAGCTGGGATATTTCCGAACTAATCCGAACAAGCTCGTGAGGATTATTCTTGTAATCAATAATCCGGTCTTTAAAAGGACTGCCCGTCCGAAAGACAGTCCGTTTGATCTCCGGATCTTTTATTGATCTTTCCACATGCTTTTCCACATATTCTTTCACTGTTACGGTCATGTTCAGGAGCATATCCGATAACACCGGGATGTTTGCGTTGGTGTCCAATACATGCAAGATTGCTTTGTTAATGCTGATTTCTGATTTCATTTTATTTTCCTATTCTGATTTTGTCTGATTTCTCTTAATCTCATTTACATCTTCTTTTGCGTAAATAAAAAACAGCCACGAATGACTGTTTAAGCACGTTTATGGTACGCCCAGAGGGGCTCGAACCCCCAACCTACTGGTTCGAAGCCAGGCACTCTATCCAATTGAGCTATGGGCGCACATAAGTAGATTAAAAAAGAATGATTGGGATAAATACCCAACCGATTCAGATTTATTAAATTTTGGAGCGGAAGACGAGATTTGAACTCGCGACCCTCGCCTTGGCAAGGCGATGCTCTACCACTGAGCCACTTCCGCTTATAAATGGTGCGGATGAAGGGACTTGAACCCATACATCATTCGATACTAGATCCTAAGTCTAGCGCGTCTGCCAATTCCGCCACATCCGCTAAAGCAATTGTTGTATCTGTAACGTGCCTGATTATAATAACAAAATACGTAGGTTTTGTCAACCCGTTTCGGAACTTTTTTCGACTTTTTTATTTATTCAATGCGATTTTAAAAGATTCCCAATATTTCGCTTTAATCCGTTAAAAGAGCGTAAAATCGCTATTTGCAACTTTACACTCCTGATTCAATGCCACTATTATCTTAATATGGAGCGGAAGACGAGATTCGAACTCGCGACCCCCGGCTTGGGAAGCCAGTG is a window encoding:
- the tyrS gene encoding tyrosine--tRNA ligase, which produces MESVFDVLQERGFIEQCTHEEEIKKLLAEESVSFYIGFDPTADSLHIGHFIQIMVMAHMQRHGHRPIALIGGGTTMIGDPSGRTDMRQVMTAERIVENGEKFKRVFEKFLTFEDDKAVMLNNAEWLLPLNYIEFLREIGAHFSVNRMLTADCYKSRLEKGLTFLEFNYMLLQAYDFYVLHQEQGCKMQFGGNDQWSNIIAGVELVRRKDAKQVFGMTFSLLTTSEGIKMGKTAKGALWLDPEKTSPYEFYQYWRNIADADVEKCLALLTFIPMDEVRRLGALKDSEINQAKEILAYTVTEIIHGSQAAQEAQNAARKLFGGDQGDAEIPSVELSKAELGAGMDILALLEVAKLIPTRSEGRRLIKQGGVLLNSEKVTDFKLLVTPTAFKDGRIVLKKGKKAFKQINLV
- a CDS encoding AI-2E family transporter is translated as MKFKIDLELVKKYSYFLVGVLILVLIYKLLDNFGVVTATVGGFITRTLEVLRPILVGVVLAYFLFKPMRGIEKFIFKTIPKSRDKAGAIRLISILIVYAITIVLIVLFFYATIPSVVESLTGLISQTPQYLITIDNYLGESLANGGAAQDILAELKFAIDSLQSMTTRDIINQIASYFGTNPDSIKNIGNFAFVFLKGTIGFVISFFIVFFVGLYLMLDKEKISEQVDRFAKAVMNKTLYNGSHWAILTIDEIFYKYFTGKILTSMLIGFLFYLGMLVIGVDYAPLFGVIVAITNVIPYFGPIIGAVPAVIITLIDEPVKALWVGIWILVVQQFDGNVLAPNVLGKIVELNPFWVLFSVIVGGSLFGIPGMFVAIPMFAVIKVFFEEGLTRWERKKELLEKPLE
- the lspA gene encoding signal peptidase II, yielding MIYIAIILFVIFLDQYTKYLVIAHIKPLDTLPLIPNVFHLTYIENTGAAFSLFTNMQIFLIIMTLVFLGVLIYFLIKIPNIKENRVINGSLAFIIGGAAGNLLDRLRLDFVVDFLDFRMIKFAIFNFADVFVVCGSIILVLALFNNKNFLENNDFGTLE
- a CDS encoding GntR family transcriptional regulator, which gives rise to MWSEKKGLSLDISSCKPLREIVFETIRCAIITGELQPGQRLMEVQLAEQMGVSRTPVRESIRKLELEGLVKMVPRKGVYVTPMSVNDLKEMMEIRRALEGLAAELAAMNATKDEISRLYEANELFGESALHNDEEGIIKHDMHIHETIYRASKNVKLQTMINSLREQMQRFRAEYVHRIEDKTPLVNQHMEIIRQIEKGACKKANLAACDHIFTTGDSMLGLLKKTE
- the ispE gene encoding 4-(cytidine 5'-diphospho)-2-C-methyl-D-erythritol kinase — its product is MSKIILKARAKVNLSLDVTGIREDGYHEMRMINHSIELADVLTFYPREQGIVLTSNEHTIPLDERNLVIKVALKLQNQFTIKRGAKIHLEKRIPAQAGLAGGSSDAAAALKGLNTLWQLGLSQSELLKIAVTIGADVPYCLVGGTALVEGIGEKITPIGDLRKMTILVVKPDIDIATPWAFKKLDNSIIKKHPDISALMALLKQDAYHELNEVVGNVFEAVAFADYPEIAAIKKEMLATGALASIMTGSGSTVIGYYADRELAVKMWQQFKEIYPLCFLSKTEESGGENYVE
- a CDS encoding uracil-DNA glycosylase, which encodes MPIHFNNDWEEPIQQEIKTDYYQNLRLFLIKEYRSRVVYPPMDEIFNAFHLTPLSKTKVCIIGQDPYHGPGQAHGLAFSVKPGVSIPPSLLNIYKELEADLGCPIPSHGCLTAWAEQGVLLLNAVLTVRGGEAGSHRNAGWEIFTSRIIERLNTRAEPVIFILWGRDAQNKKALITNPRHPIITSPHPSPLSAHRGFFGSRPFSKANDLLKAQGIEPIDWGIKDLDFPIIEKK
- the aroD gene encoding type I 3-dehydroquinate dehydratase, with translation MASRSFHGGGELLTAEEEQDLLVEIKTRMPDQGLIYTYRSHLEGGVCETADEIRTAAIIAAIKSNRVDYVDVELNSEPAFLERIRGALKVSESQWLVSHHNFEKTPTTEEINAVFKAMEAVGGDVLKLAVMPQSMDDVRHLIQATLTYNEKSQKPMIAIAMGSLGSITRIAPDLCGGSLTFAAGAGKTAPGQLSLEEIIDLRKRMALI
- a CDS encoding type I 3-dehydroquinate dehydratase, producing the protein MMNHKCGRKNFMKTKKAFKLIRKNTFISCIPLISANRDELIADVEVGVANGCDFLEWRRDHFMAGGNCSRRKKNRIC
- a CDS encoding nucleoid-associated protein, with amino-acid sequence MKSEISINKAILHVLDTNANIPVLSDMLLNMTVTVKEYVEKHVERSIKDPEIKRTVFRTGSPFKDRIIDYKNNPHELVRISSEISQLFFEYMQENIEIPSADLVFVDFNVEHETYLGIFKFNYKQGYIHYVNTDKGLTNDILVQPCVLPTESQKLDEFILVNLACDEVLIKEKKYPINNEKDYYISTQLVFCEPAMSEKEAYDIIDKTVKEVIVREYGGDYQKLNAAKTVLADDYETESEIDVDNLAKTVFDGDSTIQERFRSSLEEKGLYEKKIPVTPNIEKKIFGKQKFITDTGIEISIPMDQLKRNDIIEFKNNPDGTISVEIKNIGLLNQK